One Gossypium hirsutum isolate 1008001.06 chromosome A08, Gossypium_hirsutum_v2.1, whole genome shotgun sequence genomic window, GGATGCTGGATCAACTGCTTCTACGGCTATACTCGTTGGTGATCGATTGCTAGTTGCAAATGTTGGGGATTCCCGTGCTGTTATCTGCAGAGGAGGCAATGGTAAGATCCTATTTTTTGGGTTTCCATTCCTATAATTTCAAGTCATTCATGACAGCAAATATGAATTTGCCATTATGTGTTCTTATGTACCTGCTTCTTCACCCATCTTGCTGTAGGTGTGAATTTGTCAGTCCTTTTGAAAATCTTTTAAGTGaatattttattactaaaatgaTAGTTGTAGATGACTTGTAGATGATATATCCTCTTACAGCTATTGCTGTGTCCCGCGATCATAAGCCAGATCAAACTGATGAGCGTCAACGGATTGAGGATGCAGGAGGATTTGTCATGTGGGCTGGTGCGAGTTTACATCTAAAAATATCTCCTTCCCCTCTTACCCTTCTATCCTCTTAAatttcttcctttttattatGTCTGAAATTGTCTTCTTAGGAACTTGGAGAGTAGGAGGCGTCCTTGCTGTTTCTCGTGCATTTGGTGACCGGCTTTTGAAGCAATATGTTGTTGCTGATCCAGAAATTCAGGTCTCTTTCTTGAAATATGCTGAGTTCCTAAGATGCCATTGCACAAATAGAACCCTATAATGCAGTAGCAGTGCTTGCTAGAGTTCTTCCTGATTTGTTTAAAACTCTATAGGATCGGTACTtttgaaatgattatatgaatattaCATTTTTATTGCTACTAGTATTTGTATTGATCTTTGAGCATCTTGTACTCTTATGTGTCTTTGGAGCTTGCAGGAGGAGAAGATTGACAGCTCTCTCGAGTTCCTTATTCTTGCAAGTGATGGACTGTGGGATGTTGTTTCAAATGAGGTATGAGACAAACAAATGTTTTCACGCAATCTTATTGGTATTGGGACAAATGAGCTTAGTTAGCAAGCAACCATCCTCATAACTTGTGGTTGCTTTACCTTCCTCAGGAGGCTGTTGCAATGATAAAACCAATACAGGATCCTGAGCAGGCAGCAAAGCGGCTGATGCAAGAGGCGTGCCAGAGGGGTAGTGCAGATAATATAACTTGTGTTGTCGTGCGATTCATGGCCCATCAAGGGGGTACCTCTCGTAGTGTATCTGCATAAGGAGCATCCTTTCCTTTCCAAGCATTGTTTTAGGTTTGGAAATGTGGGGGTGAAAGAAATAAAACTTAAATACTAATATAGCTAGTCATAAGGATATGGAAAAAAGGAAGAACTGTATGAGGGCAGGATGTAAATTAACCATCTTTTCTTCAGCCTCTGGATTGAAATTCAACGGTTGATGTGTAGATGTGAATTTGTAAAAGTGTTTCAAAGGCGCAAGTCCTTTTGTGTATGTTGTACATGTAGTAACAGGTGTAAAACTTCCTTCTCTTGATTATTGTATTCGGTTCACGTTCTTTCAAGGATtatgatttaatgaaaatatttgtttcatgtaaaatatgtaaaatagaaTAGAATGGTCAACCTAAAAGGTTTTCAGTTTTTAGTAAATTACCTATTTATTCTTGTAAAATgttttatcaaatttttaaacattttttaaattgataaaaattttttCACTAGAACACTCATGATTTGAACAACAGGTCCAAGCACATTCTTTGTTATATTTTTcacttataaaatatttattataaattttcgtaattttttagtttagtttttttatcataaaatttaatatttactaattaatcatattaaatcattttttttacattttaatcacatCATTTATTCttaatatcttatttcacatatcaattttctatatatttcatttctattattttattaacatatttttttaagtttaacaatttagttcttgtcattatagaaatttcatatttttctataatttcatttttaaaatattttatgtatatttcatcatctcataacacattcattaattttttatcacAATTCTCTTattaacatattaaattatttcacCATATAatctttttaatcaaataattcattataaaatcttatttcacataacaaattttcatgcatatcactTTTTTTGTTTCACTTATAAATTTCActaagtttacaatttaatccttaatatcatgaaaatttattatttactataatttcaaCTTAACATCACTTTGTAATCAATTTACTActttatttaaacttttttgtcataaatctcaaatgtatgtttgttttattgaaaacaacgtttatgaaatttttagaaaatctgTCAAATAACAGAAAATATCTTACTTAGATTTAtccaaaaaatttctattaatttttctaaaaaataaatcattttctaaaaattattttctaaaagttatttttaattaaataaacgaAACCTAAATCGTAAATTTTCTACAATACGGTTCTAATCTGAGCTTCCTCTTAGCTAACCTTTTGAACCAACCTTAATAACCGGCTAATCCggtaaaaggaaaataaaatggaatttatttttatttttcttcaatttttatgTTGGTACTGGAGTCTTTCTTCTCACctaaattaggtttttttagatTCATTTTTGtaacatttattaaaatagaaTGATTGGTAACTAAATTTGGTTTTTGTCAAATTtaggttatttttgtaatattattgaaAGGTTgtctcatatttttatatatttactttttaaaaatattctagaCACTTCTCAATGTATCAAATatttccttttattaaattagtagACTAATGCattaaaatagaataatgtaTTTATTAGACtaattaaaattgttaatatatttaaattttgatttttcaaaaagTCATTTTAAAAAGATTTGGAAAAAGTATTTACAATTTTTGAAAGGTACTAtacttatttaaaattgaaaattgaatcctTGTAATGATTTAGAGTCATTGAATCAttctatttttttgttcaaattaatttACAATATCACATGTGTTGCACATGAAtttgtgtttatatttttattttttaataatgtttttttatataattaatataagtaatcattatttaatatatttaaaatataaaatattcaaaaataaaaatatttaaatcataatttaagtaacCTAGCAATATTAAAAGGTATATTTGTATGATGTTTAAAAGATGGAGTACCCCAAACTTCTACTTTTTATTCTACaatctttattttttatctttacaaacttaatgtaaataaataaattacattaTCAATTTATGATAATAATGTTATCCTTGTTTAAAAGATAGGTTTCGCACAGAATATTGGTGTATGTTCCGTCATGGAAGCGGAACTGTGGGGAGTTTATGACGGACTACAACAAGCTTGGCGACTGGGAGCAAGAAAGATGATTTTTGAAATTGACAGCTTGGAGGTCATCCGGCTAATACAAAAACCTATGTCTAATATCCCTTGGTTTGCAGTAGATTCATAAACAATGAAAAATTAAGGTTCAACACGTTAATGGGGAAACTAATAGAGTTGCAGATGCATTGGTTAAGCAAGTTCTTAGTTGGAAGATTGTAATAgtcaattttcagtggtgtcggaatagtgattagagatcactaaatccgataaatgagtaggaaatattattaatttagtgagtataaattaaatgtgaagttaggaaaatttttgaaatagttaatagtgtactaaaaataaatattaaaataattagaatcgaaaacgaggtatcgagacctcgataatttaaatcgagccataaatatttttataaatatttatggagtgttaatatgttagtattaaagtttcgtcaagaaattttaaagttctgatagt contains:
- the LOC107948690 gene encoding probable protein phosphatase 2C 59, whose product is MGYLNSVLQSSSQVHAEDGPVCGGGLSQNGKFSYGYASSPGKRSSMEDFYETRIDGVDGEIVGLFGVFDGHGGARAAEYVKQNLFSNLIRHPKFISDTKSAIADAYSHTDSEFLKSENNQNRDAGSTASTAILVGDRLLVANVGDSRAVICRGGNAIAVSRDHKPDQTDERQRIEDAGGFVMWAGTWRVGGVLAVSRAFGDRLLKQYVVADPEIQEEKIDSSLEFLILASDGLWDVVSNEEAVAMIKPIQDPEQAAKRLMQEACQRGSADNITCVVVRFMAHQGGTSRSVSA